The Oncorhynchus mykiss isolate Arlee chromosome 20, USDA_OmykA_1.1, whole genome shotgun sequence genome includes a region encoding these proteins:
- the LOC110499023 gene encoding arginase-1 isoform X1, producing the protein MVIMKSSGGLQLAFRIYKRSHHSVGIIGAPFSKGQPRDGVEKGPDLIRAAGLVEKLKAQGCAVRDYGNVTFEEVANDEPIGNVKRPRAVGSANQRLSAAVHTVKNDGHTCVMLGGDHSLAIGSIQGHAAAKKDLSVVWVDAHADINTPLTSPTGNIHGQPMSYLIHELQSKIPVLPNFSWIKPCVSAKDIVYIGLRDVDPEEHHILKLLGIKVYSMTEVDRLGIAKVMEETCDYIFSKVKKPIHLSYDIDALDPSISPATGTPVVGGLTYREGIYITEHISQTGLLSAVDMVEVNPKRGRTDDEISSTVNAAVDLIRGCFGKLREGNHPADYKMPLP; encoded by the exons ATGGTCATTATGAAAAGCTCGGGAGGATTACAACTCGCCTTCAGAATTTATAAGCGAAGTCATCACTCAGTTGGAATTATTGGAGCgcctttttcaaaaggacaa CCGCGGGATGGTGTGGAGAAAGGACCAGACCTCATTCGCGCAGCCGGATTGGTGGAGAAGCTTAAAGCGCAAG GCTGTGCGGTCAGAGACTATGGCAACGTGACGTTTGAGGAGGTGGCCAACGATGAGCCAATAGGCAATGTGAAGAGACCCAGAGCAGTGGGCAGCGCCAACCAACGTCTGTCTGCTGCCGTCCACACTGTGAAAAATGACGGACACACCTGTGTGATGCTGGGAGGAGACcacag TTTGGCAATAGGCTCGATCCAGGGGCATGCAGCAGCTAAGAAGGACCTCAGTGTGGTATGGGTGGACGCCCATGCAGACATCAACACACCCCTGACCTCCCCTACAGGCAATATCCACGGACAGCCCATGTCCTACCTCATCCACGAGCTGCAATCCAAG ATTCCAGTTCTGCCAAATTTCTCTTGGATAAAGCCATGCGTATCAGCCAAAGACATAGTCTACATTGGCTTGAGAGACGTGGATCCAGAGGAGCA CCATATCCTGAAGCTACTGGGTATCAAAGTTTACTCCATGACTGAGGTGGATCGCCTTGGAATCGCCAAAGTGATGGAGGAGACATGTGACTACATCTTCTCAAA GGTGAAGAAGCCCATCCATCTGAGCTATGACATCGACGCCCTGGACCCATCAATCTCCCCGGCCACAGGAACCCCAGTAGTGGGAGGGCTGACCTACAGGGAGGGAATCTACATCACAGAGCACATCAGTCAGACAG GGCTGCTGTCTGCAGTGGACATGGTGGAGGTGAACCCTAAGAGGGGCAGGACAGATGATGAGATCAGCTCCACGGTCAACGCTGCAGTAGATCTGATACGTGGCTGCTTCGGAAAGCTTCGGGAGGGAAACCACCCTGCAGACTACAAGATGCCCCTGCCTTGA
- the LOC110499023 gene encoding arginase-1 isoform X2: MVIMKSSGGLQLAFRIYKRSHHSVGIIGAPFSKGQPRDGVEKGPDLIRAAGLVEKLKAQGCAVRDYGNVTFEEVANDEPIGNVKRPRAVGSANQRLSAAVHTVKNDGHTCVMLGGDHSLAIGSIQGHAAAKKDLSVVWVDAHADINTPLTSPTGNIHGQPMSYLIHELQSKENLKKDISHSSHILKLLGIKVYSMTEVDRLGIAKVMEETCDYIFSKVKKPIHLSYDIDALDPSISPATGTPVVGGLTYREGIYITEHISQTGLLSAVDMVEVNPKRGRTDDEISSTVNAAVDLIRGCFGKLREGNHPADYKMPLP; this comes from the exons ATGGTCATTATGAAAAGCTCGGGAGGATTACAACTCGCCTTCAGAATTTATAAGCGAAGTCATCACTCAGTTGGAATTATTGGAGCgcctttttcaaaaggacaa CCGCGGGATGGTGTGGAGAAAGGACCAGACCTCATTCGCGCAGCCGGATTGGTGGAGAAGCTTAAAGCGCAAG GCTGTGCGGTCAGAGACTATGGCAACGTGACGTTTGAGGAGGTGGCCAACGATGAGCCAATAGGCAATGTGAAGAGACCCAGAGCAGTGGGCAGCGCCAACCAACGTCTGTCTGCTGCCGTCCACACTGTGAAAAATGACGGACACACCTGTGTGATGCTGGGAGGAGACcacag TTTGGCAATAGGCTCGATCCAGGGGCATGCAGCAGCTAAGAAGGACCTCAGTGTGGTATGGGTGGACGCCCATGCAGACATCAACACACCCCTGACCTCCCCTACAGGCAATATCCACGGACAGCCCATGTCCTACCTCATCCACGAGCTGCAATCCAAG GAGAATTTAAAAAAAGATATCTCCCATTCCAGCCATATCCTGAAGCTACTGGGTATCAAAGTTTACTCCATGACTGAGGTGGATCGCCTTGGAATCGCCAAAGTGATGGAGGAGACATGTGACTACATCTTCTCAAA GGTGAAGAAGCCCATCCATCTGAGCTATGACATCGACGCCCTGGACCCATCAATCTCCCCGGCCACAGGAACCCCAGTAGTGGGAGGGCTGACCTACAGGGAGGGAATCTACATCACAGAGCACATCAGTCAGACAG GGCTGCTGTCTGCAGTGGACATGGTGGAGGTGAACCCTAAGAGGGGCAGGACAGATGATGAGATCAGCTCCACGGTCAACGCTGCAGTAGATCTGATACGTGGCTGCTTCGGAAAGCTTCGGGAGGGAAACCACCCTGCAGACTACAAGATGCCCCTGCCTTGA